From a single Ascaphus truei isolate aAscTru1 chromosome 2, aAscTru1.hap1, whole genome shotgun sequence genomic region:
- the LOC142488446 gene encoding uncharacterized protein LOC142488446, with the protein MDPRLSFPVVVLESLEIKSEKEEIDTEEHLTPIKSETVPYPVSGFPVIVLESLEIKSEKEEPNTEEHLTPIKSETIQFPVSENGLNEEQNLSSEPSRSCLTPRSPEVPKNIDSCHILDTCKEPVPHDGEFTDIVQHTAETDSEYGSSKRYARDLRRSRGAQPFLCECDKSFSLDRDLLTHLCVPAREQTFTCTDGGSSFSLKGKLLPHQMIQTAVTPFTCTVCGKQLSTKRNVHNHQRIHTGEKPFTCAECSKSFSQKTDLLNHERIHTGEKPFTCSECGKKFRIKRSLLRHLDMHTGERPFICTECSKSFSQKADLLDHKRIHTGEKPFTCSECGKQFRVKGKLLIHQRIHTGEKPFTCALCSKSFSHKTVLLNHEWIHTGEKPFTCTECGKQFPLKSSLLIHQRIHTGEKPFTCTECGKQFNINSNLLRHQRIHTGDKSFTCAECGKQFPLKSSLLRHQRIHTGEKPFTCTECGKQFSINSNLLRHQMIHTGGKPFTCTKCSKSFSLKKYLLKHVRIHTGEKLFTCTECGKSFSQKSHLLTHHRIHTREKPFPCS; encoded by the exons atggatccACGCTTAA gtttcccagtggttgtgctggagagtttagagattaaatcagagaaagaagagatagacacagaggaacatctgaccccaataaagagtgaaactgtTCCATATCCTGTCTCTG gtttcccagtgattgtgctggagagtttagagattaagtcagagaaagaagaaccgaatactgaggaacatctgaccccaataaagagtgaaactATTCAatttcctgtctctg agaACGGCCTGAATGAGGAACAAAACTTGAGCTCTGAGCCATCCAGAAGCTGTCTGACTCCACGCAGCCCAGAAGTGCCAAAAAACATTGATTCCTGCCATATTTTAGACACGTGcaaggaaccagtgccacatgatggtgaatttacagacattgtacagcacacagcagagaCGGACTCTGAATAtgggtccagcaaaaggtatgcGAGAGATTTAAGAAGAAGCCGTGGTGCTCAGCCTTTTCTCTGTGAGTGTGACAAAAGCTTCTCACTGGACAGGGATCtgctcacacacctttgtgtccccgctagagagcaaacctttacatgtacagatgGTGGGAGCAGTTTCTCACTGAAAGGGAAACTTCTTccacaccagatgattcagacaGCAGTGACTCCGTTTACTTGTACTGTGTGTGGGAAACAGTTAAGTACTAAGAGGAACGTCCACaatcaccagaggattcatacaggggagaaaccattcacatgtgcagagtgtagtaaaagcttttctcagaagacagatctcctcaaccatgagcggattcatacaggggagaaaccattcacatgttcagagtgtgggaaaaaatTCAGAATTAAGCGCAGCCTGCTCAGACACCTGGACAtgcatacaggggagagaccattcatatgtacagagtgtagtaaaagcttttctcagaagGCGGATCTCCTCGACCAtaagcggattcatacaggggagaaaccattcacatgttcagagtgtgggaaacaattcagagtTAAGGGAAAGCTCCTCATTCACCAGagaattcatacaggggagaaaccattcacatgtgcattgtgtagtaaaagcttttctcataAGACAGTGCTCCTCAACCATGagtggattcatacaggggagaaaccattcacatgtacagagtgtgggaaacaattcccacttaagagcagtctcctcatacaccagaggattcatacaggggagaaaccattcacatgtacagagtgtgggaaacaattcaataTTAATAgcaacctcctcagacaccagaggattcatacaggagataaatcattcacatgtgcagagtgtgggaaacaattcccaCTTAAAAGCAGTCTCCTCAGAcatcagaggattcatacaggagaaaaaccattcacatgtacagagtgtgggaaacaattcagtattaatagcaacctcctcagacaccagatgattcatacaggagggaaaccattcacatgtacaaagtgtagtaaaagcttttctctgaAGAAGTACCTCCTCAAACATGTGCgcattcatacaggggagaaactattcacatgtacagagtgtgggaaaagcttttctcaaaagagccacctcctcacccaccacagaattcatacacgggagaaaccatttccatgttcatag